Proteins from one Mesorhizobium sp. M9A.F.Ca.ET.002.03.1.2 genomic window:
- a CDS encoding RluA family pseudouridine synthase — translation MAGVEQITVEAGEAGMRLDRWFKTHFPGLGFGHLQKLLRSGQIRVDGGRAKADTRVEPGQMVRIPPLEVDKKGESPLTGHSIRNQGDADVLAKMLIYEDPKVFVFNKPAGLAVQGGSGVTRNVDDMLEAWRSQKGEKPRLVHRLDRDTSGVLVVARTRLAAMKLSEAFRARETKKTYWALVKGVPPKREDKISTWLIKEPTPDGDRVRVAKHGEKGADHAVSYYRVVEQAAQALSWLEMEPYTGRTHQLRVHAAHIGCPIIGDPKYFEADTNWDFPGGMQNRLHLHARRIVIPHPDKGFIDVTAPMPPHMRQSWNLLGFDEQSAED, via the coding sequence ATGGCAGGCGTTGAACAGATCACGGTGGAGGCCGGCGAGGCGGGCATGCGGCTCGACCGCTGGTTCAAGACCCATTTTCCGGGTCTTGGCTTCGGCCATCTGCAGAAGCTGCTGCGCTCCGGCCAGATCCGTGTCGATGGTGGCAGGGCGAAGGCCGATACCCGCGTCGAGCCGGGTCAGATGGTCCGCATTCCGCCGCTCGAAGTGGACAAAAAGGGCGAGAGCCCGCTTACCGGTCACTCGATCCGCAACCAGGGCGACGCCGACGTCCTGGCCAAGATGCTGATTTATGAAGATCCGAAAGTGTTTGTCTTCAACAAGCCGGCCGGCCTTGCCGTCCAGGGTGGCTCGGGTGTCACCCGCAACGTCGACGACATGCTGGAAGCCTGGCGCAGCCAGAAAGGCGAGAAACCGCGGCTGGTGCACCGGCTCGACCGCGACACGTCGGGCGTGTTGGTCGTCGCCCGCACAAGGCTCGCCGCGATGAAGCTTTCCGAAGCATTCCGGGCGCGCGAAACCAAGAAGACCTACTGGGCGCTGGTCAAGGGCGTGCCGCCCAAGCGCGAGGACAAGATCTCGACCTGGCTGATCAAGGAGCCGACGCCCGACGGCGACCGCGTGCGCGTCGCCAAACATGGCGAAAAGGGCGCCGACCACGCGGTGTCCTACTACCGGGTCGTCGAGCAGGCGGCGCAAGCCCTGTCCTGGCTGGAGATGGAGCCCTACACCGGTCGCACCCACCAGCTTCGCGTCCATGCCGCTCACATCGGCTGCCCGATCATCGGCGATCCCAAATATTTCGAGGCCGACACCAATTGGGATTTTCCCGGCGGCATGCAGAACCGCTTGCATTTGCACGCGCGCCGTATCGTCATCCCGCATCCCGACAAGGGTTTTATCGACGTCACCGCGCCGATGCCGCCGCATATGCGCCAGAGCTGGAATCTGCTTGGCTTCGACGAGCAGAGCGCGGAGGACTAA
- the rpsK gene encoding 30S ribosomal protein S11: protein MAKEATRVRRRERKNISSGVAHVNSTFNNTMITITDAQGNSIAWSSAGAQGFKGSRKSTPFAAQMAAEDVAKKAQEHGMRMLEVEVCGPGSGRESALRALQAAGFTITSIRDVTPIPHNGCRPRKKRRV, encoded by the coding sequence ATGGCCAAGGAAGCCACTCGTGTTCGCCGTCGCGAACGCAAGAATATCTCGTCGGGCGTTGCCCACGTCAATTCGACCTTCAACAACACGATGATCACCATCACCGACGCGCAGGGCAATTCGATTGCCTGGTCGTCGGCGGGAGCCCAGGGCTTCAAGGGGTCTCGCAAGTCGACGCCGTTCGCTGCCCAGATGGCTGCCGAGGACGTTGCCAAGAAGGCCCAGGAACATGGCATGCGCATGCTCGAGGTTGAGGTCTGCGGACCCGGCTCCGGTCGTGAGTCGGCGCTGCGCGCGCTGCAGGCAGCCGGCTTCACCATCACCTCGATCCGTGACGTGACGCCGATCCCGCACAATGGCTGCCGCCCGCGCAAGAAGCGCCGCGTCTAA
- a CDS encoding DNA-directed RNA polymerase subunit alpha, with the protein MIQKNWQELIKPNKIEFSSKKKTLTTLVAEPLERGFGLTLGNALRRVLLSSLRGAAVTAVQIDGVLHEFSSIAGVREDVTDIVLNIKEIAIRMEGDGPKRMVVRKQGPGAVLAGDIQTVGDVEILNPDHVICTLDEGAEIRMEFTVDTGKGYVPAERNRAEDAPIGLIPVDSLYSPVKKVSYKVENTREGQVLDYDKLTMTIDTDGSISGEDAVAFAARILQDQLGLFVNFDEPQKEVAAEQVTELAFNPALLKKVDELELSVRSANCLKNDNIVYIGDLIQKTEAEMLRTPNFGRKSLNEIKEVLAAMGLHLGMEVPDWPPENIEDLAKRYEDQY; encoded by the coding sequence ATGATCCAGAAAAATTGGCAAGAACTGATCAAGCCGAACAAGATCGAGTTTTCGTCGAAGAAGAAGACGCTGACCACGCTGGTCGCCGAGCCGCTCGAGCGCGGCTTTGGCCTCACCCTCGGCAATGCGCTGCGTCGCGTGCTTCTGTCTTCGCTGCGTGGCGCGGCTGTGACCGCCGTGCAGATCGACGGCGTTCTGCATGAATTCTCGTCCATCGCCGGCGTGCGCGAGGACGTGACCGACATCGTCTTGAACATCAAGGAAATCGCCATCCGCATGGAAGGCGACGGCCCCAAGCGCATGGTCGTGCGCAAGCAGGGGCCGGGCGCCGTCCTCGCCGGCGACATCCAGACGGTCGGCGACGTCGAGATCCTCAATCCCGACCACGTCATCTGCACGCTGGACGAAGGCGCTGAGATCCGCATGGAGTTCACCGTCGATACCGGCAAGGGCTACGTGCCGGCCGAGCGCAATCGCGCCGAAGACGCGCCGATCGGCCTTATCCCGGTCGACAGCCTCTACTCGCCGGTCAAGAAGGTCTCCTACAAGGTCGAGAACACCCGCGAGGGCCAGGTCCTCGACTATGACAAGCTGACCATGACGATCGATACCGACGGTTCGATCTCCGGCGAGGACGCGGTGGCTTTCGCCGCTCGCATCCTGCAGGACCAGCTTGGCCTGTTCGTCAATTTCGACGAGCCGCAGAAGGAAGTCGCCGCCGAGCAGGTGACCGAGCTCGCCTTCAACCCGGCGTTGCTCAAGAAGGTCGACGAGCTCGAGCTTTCGGTGCGTTCGGCCAACTGCCTGAAGAACGACAACATCGTCTATATCGGCGACCTGATCCAGAAGACCGAAGCCGAGATGCTGCGCACCCCGAACTTCGGCCGCAAGTCGCTGAACGAGATCAAGGAAGTCCTGGCGGCGATGGGCCTGCACCTCGGCATGGAAGTGCCGGATTGGCCGCCGGAAAACATCGAAGACCTCGCCAAGCGTTACGAAGATCAATACTAA
- a CDS encoding ATP12 family chaperone protein — MRDILNDLEAGKQLSDPDPVRRAQIQMKTHLPKRFYKAVSVAPTDDGFAVHLDGKPVRTPGKALLVLPTEKAAALVADEFAAQGETIDPVTMPVMRLVNTAIDGVASDPQAVLEDILRFASSDLLCYRADTPQGLVDRQNEHWDPIIDWARSELGARFHLAEGVIHVEQPRESIAVLGVHLAQRADPLRLAAIHVMTSLTGSALLALAVDFGELDGDAAWTAGHVDEDWQAEHWGHDAEAVARRSARKRDMMAAVGLLEALKA; from the coding sequence ATGCGCGATATCCTCAACGATCTCGAAGCGGGAAAGCAGCTTTCCGATCCGGATCCGGTACGCCGTGCCCAGATCCAGATGAAGACGCACCTGCCGAAACGCTTCTACAAGGCCGTCTCGGTCGCACCCACCGACGATGGTTTTGCCGTTCATCTCGATGGCAAGCCGGTCCGCACGCCGGGTAAGGCGCTGCTGGTCCTGCCGACCGAAAAAGCCGCCGCTCTGGTCGCCGACGAGTTCGCCGCGCAAGGTGAGACCATCGACCCGGTAACGATGCCGGTCATGCGTCTGGTCAACACCGCCATCGACGGTGTCGCCAGCGACCCGCAAGCGGTGCTGGAGGACATCCTGCGTTTCGCCTCGTCCGATCTGCTCTGCTATCGCGCCGACACCCCACAAGGGCTGGTCGACCGGCAGAACGAACATTGGGATCCCATCATCGACTGGGCACGAAGCGAGCTCGGCGCCCGGTTTCATCTCGCCGAAGGGGTGATCCATGTCGAGCAGCCGCGCGAGAGCATCGCGGTGCTCGGCGTTCATCTTGCTCAGCGTGCCGACCCGCTGCGGCTGGCGGCCATTCATGTCATGACGTCGCTGACGGGATCGGCTCTGCTGGCACTAGCCGTCGATTTCGGTGAGCTTGACGGCGACGCAGCCTGGACTGCCGGCCATGTCGACGAGGACTGGCAAGCCGAGCACTGGGGCCATGACGCGGAGGCTGTCGCACGCCGCTCGGCCCGCAAGCGCGACATGATGGCCGCCGTCGGTCTTCTCGAGGCGCTCAAAGCCTGA
- a CDS encoding DMT family transporter: MTTATAMDHRSSIDAAAAAIMVGLTFSWGLNYVAAKVSYAGYDPVFLSIARSVIGGLCVVVWCRWRGIALLTPDGTLGAGILAGALFGFEFLFLYVGLEQTTVARNTLLVNTMPFWVLVGGHFLLGERITARRLVGLLLAFAGLVAVFSDKLSADNGATLTGDLLSLGAGILWALTYIVIKRTKLAETSAEKLLLYQLAGAAVVGALVLPFAGPPVRNFAALPTLALLFQAVYIVAFTYVLWFWLLRRYPASGLSSFTFLSPVFGVLCGAMFLGEALTIRIFLALGLIAAGLIIVNRPARKQIPG; the protein is encoded by the coding sequence ATGACCACAGCAACTGCAATGGACCACCGCAGTTCCATTGACGCTGCGGCCGCCGCCATCATGGTCGGACTGACCTTTTCCTGGGGGCTGAACTACGTCGCCGCCAAGGTATCCTATGCCGGCTATGACCCTGTTTTCCTGTCGATCGCGCGGTCGGTCATTGGCGGGCTGTGCGTTGTCGTCTGGTGCCGCTGGCGCGGCATTGCGCTGCTCACCCCCGACGGAACGCTTGGCGCCGGCATTCTTGCAGGTGCGCTGTTTGGCTTCGAATTCCTGTTTCTTTATGTCGGGCTCGAGCAGACGACCGTCGCGCGCAACACCTTGCTGGTCAACACCATGCCGTTCTGGGTTCTGGTCGGCGGGCATTTCCTGCTGGGCGAACGCATCACCGCACGCCGGCTCGTCGGCCTTCTGCTCGCTTTCGCCGGACTGGTCGCGGTGTTCTCTGACAAGCTGAGCGCCGACAATGGCGCGACACTGACCGGAGATCTGCTCAGCCTCGGCGCCGGCATTCTCTGGGCCTTGACCTACATCGTCATCAAGCGGACGAAACTGGCGGAAACGAGCGCCGAGAAATTGCTGCTCTACCAACTGGCCGGCGCTGCCGTGGTCGGCGCCTTGGTGCTGCCTTTCGCCGGGCCGCCCGTTCGCAACTTCGCCGCTTTGCCGACCCTGGCTCTGCTTTTCCAGGCTGTCTATATCGTCGCCTTCACCTACGTACTGTGGTTCTGGCTGCTGCGGCGCTATCCGGCATCGGGCCTGTCGAGCTTCACCTTCCTGTCGCCGGTGTTCGGCGTGCTGTGCGGCGCTATGTTCCTGGGCGAGGCGCTGACCATCCGTATTTTCCTGGCACTCGGCCTCATCGCAGCCGGCTTGATCATCGTGAACCGGCCGGCCCGAAAACAGATCCCCGGATGA
- a CDS encoding MFS transporter: MTMAITAGKASRGMTREEKKVIFASSLGTVFEWYDFYLYGSLAAFIGATFFSQYPEATRNIFALLAFAAGFLVRPFGALVFGRIGDLVGRKYTFLVTILIMGSSTFLVGLLPGSASWGLAAPVILIALRMLQGLALGGEYGGAATYVAEHAPDDRRGFYTSWIQTTATLGLFLSLIIILGVQGAMSKETFAAWGWRIPFLVSVILLGVSVWIRLSLNESPTFQRMKEEGKGSKAPLSEAFGQWKNAKIAILALLGLTAGQAVVWYSGQFYALFFLQNVLKVDLQTVNILIAIALALGSIFFVVFGWLSDKIGRKPIIMAGLALAIVTYFPLFKALTWAANPTLAAAQQNTRATVTVAPGDCKFQFNPVGTAKFTTSCDIATSFLAKSSVPYDIVTSAVPGTPATVKIGNETVESYDATAAGDQAKAKDAAFTKAVSMALKDGGYPLKRAASKVADQKLDAFVAANPELKLDAAAIRAGEKTAVPVDQAVKDKVLTADEAAGATEVTVYSVPASGPFSMFADPAQVNWTKIVGILFILVLYVTMVYGPIAAILVEMFPTRIRYTGMSLPYHIGNGWFGGLLPATVFALSAARGDIYYGLWYPIVISAMSLIIGVIFVRDTLGTDLHAKD, from the coding sequence ATGACAATGGCAATAACCGCAGGCAAAGCAAGCCGCGGCATGACTCGGGAAGAGAAGAAAGTCATCTTCGCTTCCTCACTCGGCACCGTTTTCGAATGGTACGATTTCTACCTCTATGGCTCATTGGCAGCCTTCATCGGCGCCACCTTCTTCAGCCAGTATCCGGAAGCGACGCGCAATATCTTCGCGCTGCTGGCTTTCGCGGCAGGTTTCCTTGTGCGCCCGTTCGGCGCGCTGGTGTTTGGCCGCATCGGCGATCTCGTCGGTCGCAAATACACCTTTCTCGTCACCATCCTGATCATGGGTAGCTCGACATTCCTGGTTGGCCTGCTTCCTGGCTCCGCGAGCTGGGGCCTTGCAGCACCGGTCATCCTGATTGCCTTGCGCATGCTGCAGGGCCTGGCGCTCGGCGGCGAATATGGCGGTGCGGCGACCTACGTCGCTGAACACGCACCCGATGACCGCCGCGGTTTCTACACCTCATGGATTCAGACGACGGCGACGCTCGGTCTGTTCCTGTCGCTGATCATCATCCTTGGCGTCCAGGGAGCGATGAGCAAGGAAACCTTTGCCGCCTGGGGTTGGCGTATTCCGTTCCTCGTCTCGGTCATTTTGCTCGGCGTATCGGTCTGGATTCGCCTGTCGCTGAATGAATCGCCGACCTTCCAGCGCATGAAGGAGGAGGGCAAGGGATCGAAAGCACCGCTTTCGGAAGCTTTCGGACAGTGGAAGAACGCCAAGATCGCCATTCTGGCCCTTCTCGGCCTCACCGCCGGCCAGGCCGTGGTCTGGTATTCGGGCCAGTTCTACGCGCTGTTCTTCCTGCAGAACGTTCTCAAGGTCGACCTGCAGACGGTCAACATCCTGATTGCCATCGCTCTGGCGCTCGGCTCTATCTTCTTCGTCGTGTTCGGCTGGCTGTCCGACAAGATCGGCCGCAAACCGATCATCATGGCGGGACTCGCTCTGGCGATCGTCACCTACTTCCCGCTGTTCAAGGCACTGACCTGGGCCGCCAATCCGACGCTGGCTGCAGCGCAGCAGAACACGCGCGCCACGGTTACCGTGGCGCCCGGCGACTGCAAGTTCCAGTTCAACCCGGTCGGCACGGCGAAGTTCACCACGTCGTGCGACATCGCCACGTCTTTCCTGGCCAAGAGCTCCGTGCCTTATGACATCGTCACAAGCGCGGTGCCCGGGACCCCGGCAACGGTCAAGATCGGCAATGAGACGGTCGAATCCTACGACGCCACCGCTGCCGGCGATCAGGCCAAGGCCAAGGACGCTGCCTTTACCAAGGCGGTCAGCATGGCACTTAAGGATGGCGGCTATCCGCTGAAGCGCGCTGCTTCCAAGGTGGCCGACCAGAAGCTCGACGCTTTCGTCGCGGCCAATCCCGAACTGAAGCTCGACGCTGCGGCTATCCGTGCCGGCGAGAAGACGGCGGTTCCGGTCGACCAGGCGGTCAAGGACAAGGTGCTGACGGCCGACGAAGCCGCCGGCGCCACGGAGGTGACTGTCTACAGCGTTCCGGCATCCGGCCCGTTCTCGATGTTTGCCGACCCGGCTCAGGTGAACTGGACAAAGATCGTCGGCATCCTGTTCATCCTGGTCCTTTATGTGACCATGGTCTACGGGCCGATCGCGGCGATCCTCGTCGAGATGTTCCCGACCCGCATCCGTTATACCGGCATGTCGCTGCCCTACCATATCGGCAATGGCTGGTTCGGCGGCCTGCTCCCAGCGACGGTCTTCGCCTTGAGCGCGGCGAGGGGCGATATCTACTACGGTCTCTGGTACCCGATCGTGATCTCGGCGATGTCGCTGATCATCGGCGTCATCTTCGTCAGGGATACGCTGGGAACGGACTTGCACGCCAAGGATTAG
- the adh gene encoding aldehyde dehydrogenase, with amino-acid sequence MNKVEFSRTAKVPFAKRYDNYIGGNWVAPKSGRYFDNISPVNGRPLCEIARSDAADIEAALDAAHTAKDAWGKTDVAARALILNRIADRMEENLDLLALAETWDNGKPIRETTAADLPLAIDHFRYFAGALRGQEGSLSQIDDDTVAYHFHEPLGVVGQIIPWNFPLLMACWKLAPALAAGNCVVLKPAEQTPAAIMLWVDLIGDLLPEGVLNIVNGFGLEAGKPLASSNRIAKIAFTGETSTGRLIMQYASQNLIPVTLELGGKSPNIFFKDVTAEDDDFFDKAIEGFVMFALNQGEVCTCPSRALVHEKIYDQFMERALKRVEAIVQGDPLDPATMIGAQASSEQLAKILSYFDIGRQEGAEVLTGGSQNHLPGDLAGGYYVQPTVFKGHNKMRIFQEEIFGPVVSVTTFKDDDEALSIANDTLYGLGAGIWSRDANRCYRFGRAIEAGRVWTNCYHAYPAHAAFGGYKQSGIGRETHKMMLDHYQQTKNMLVSYSPKKLGFF; translated from the coding sequence ATGAACAAGGTGGAATTTTCCCGCACGGCCAAGGTTCCCTTCGCCAAGCGTTACGACAACTACATCGGCGGCAACTGGGTCGCCCCGAAATCCGGAAGATATTTCGACAACATCTCGCCGGTGAACGGTCGTCCGCTGTGCGAGATTGCTCGCTCCGACGCCGCCGACATCGAGGCCGCGCTCGACGCCGCACACACGGCAAAAGATGCCTGGGGTAAGACGGATGTCGCCGCCCGTGCGCTGATCCTCAACCGCATCGCCGACCGCATGGAGGAAAACCTCGACCTCCTCGCGCTGGCCGAAACCTGGGACAATGGCAAGCCGATTCGTGAAACGACGGCGGCCGACCTGCCGCTCGCCATCGACCATTTCCGCTATTTCGCCGGTGCATTGCGCGGCCAGGAAGGCAGCCTCTCGCAGATCGACGACGATACCGTCGCCTATCATTTCCACGAGCCGCTCGGCGTGGTCGGCCAGATCATACCCTGGAACTTCCCGCTGCTGATGGCCTGCTGGAAACTGGCGCCGGCACTCGCCGCCGGCAACTGCGTGGTGTTGAAACCTGCCGAACAAACGCCTGCCGCGATTATGTTGTGGGTCGACCTGATCGGCGACCTTCTGCCGGAAGGCGTGCTCAACATCGTCAACGGCTTTGGCCTCGAGGCCGGCAAGCCGCTCGCGTCGTCGAACCGCATCGCCAAGATCGCCTTTACCGGCGAGACCTCGACCGGCCGGCTGATCATGCAGTATGCCAGCCAGAACCTGATCCCGGTCACTCTGGAACTCGGCGGCAAATCGCCCAACATCTTTTTCAAGGACGTGACAGCCGAGGACGACGACTTCTTCGACAAGGCGATAGAAGGCTTTGTCATGTTCGCGCTCAACCAAGGCGAGGTCTGCACCTGCCCGAGCCGTGCGCTGGTGCATGAGAAGATCTACGACCAGTTCATGGAGCGCGCGCTGAAGCGCGTCGAGGCGATTGTTCAGGGCGACCCACTCGATCCCGCGACCATGATCGGAGCGCAGGCGTCGTCTGAACAGCTGGCGAAGATCCTGTCCTATTTCGACATCGGCCGACAGGAAGGTGCCGAAGTCCTGACCGGCGGTTCGCAGAACCATCTACCCGGCGATCTGGCCGGCGGCTACTATGTCCAGCCGACGGTGTTCAAGGGCCACAACAAGATGCGCATCTTCCAGGAAGAGATCTTCGGGCCGGTGGTTTCGGTCACCACCTTCAAGGATGATGATGAGGCGCTGTCGATCGCCAACGACACGCTCTATGGGCTGGGGGCTGGCATCTGGAGCCGTGATGCGAACCGCTGCTACCGCTTCGGCCGCGCCATCGAGGCAGGTCGCGTGTGGACCAACTGCTACCATGCCTATCCGGCGCATGCGGCGTTCGGCGGGTACAAGCAGTCCGGCATCGGCCGCGAGACCCACAAGATGATGCTCGATCACTATCAGCAGACCAAGAACATGCTGGTCAGCTACAGCCCGAAGAAGCTCGGCTTCTTCTGA
- a CDS encoding replication-associated recombination protein A, translated as MADLFSVDEPEKAPPGRPLADRLRPKNLGEVVGQEHLTGPDGALTRLIGSGSLGSMIFWGPPGTGKTTVARLLAGETSLAFEQISAVFSGVADLKKVFEAAKLRRSNGRQTLLFVDEIHRFNRAQQDSFLPVMEDGTVVLVGATTENPSFELNAALLSRARVLVFHSLGEDSIAKLLARAEESEGRALPLDDEARAMLIRMSDGDGRAALTLSEEVWRAAKSGEVFGAEGLQRIVQRRAPIYDKGQDGHYNLISALHKSVRGSDPDAALYYLARMFDAGEDPLYLGRRLVRMAMEDIGLADPQALVIANAAKDAYDYLGSPEGELAFAEATVYLASAPKSNAVYTAFKAATQAAKEFGSLLPPKHILNAPTKLMKEEDYGAGYRYDHDEPDAFSGQDYFPEKMGRHTFYDPPERGFERDIRKRLDYWAKLRGERGK; from the coding sequence ATGGCCGATCTGTTCAGTGTCGATGAACCGGAAAAGGCGCCGCCCGGCAGGCCGCTGGCCGATCGGCTGCGCCCGAAGAACCTTGGCGAGGTCGTTGGCCAGGAGCATCTGACCGGACCCGACGGCGCACTGACGCGACTGATCGGCTCCGGCTCGCTCGGCTCGATGATCTTCTGGGGGCCGCCGGGCACGGGAAAGACCACGGTCGCGCGGCTGCTTGCCGGCGAAACCAGCCTTGCCTTCGAACAGATATCGGCGGTGTTTTCCGGCGTCGCCGATCTGAAGAAAGTGTTCGAGGCGGCGAAGCTGCGCCGCTCCAATGGCCGTCAGACGCTGCTCTTCGTCGACGAGATCCATCGCTTCAACCGCGCCCAGCAGGACAGTTTTCTGCCTGTGATGGAAGACGGCACTGTCGTGCTGGTTGGCGCGACGACTGAGAATCCCTCTTTCGAGCTGAATGCCGCGCTTCTATCCCGCGCGCGCGTGCTGGTCTTCCACTCGCTCGGTGAGGACAGCATCGCAAAACTGCTGGCGCGGGCGGAGGAGTCCGAGGGCAGGGCGCTGCCGCTCGACGACGAGGCGAGGGCGATGCTTATCCGCATGAGCGATGGCGATGGCCGCGCGGCGCTGACGCTGTCCGAAGAGGTCTGGCGCGCCGCCAAATCAGGCGAGGTGTTCGGCGCCGAGGGCCTGCAGCGCATCGTCCAGCGCCGCGCGCCGATCTATGACAAGGGCCAGGACGGCCACTACAATCTGATCTCGGCGCTACACAAATCGGTGCGCGGTTCCGACCCCGACGCGGCCCTCTATTATCTCGCCCGCATGTTCGACGCCGGCGAGGATCCGCTCTATCTCGGCCGCCGGCTGGTGCGCATGGCGATGGAGGACATCGGGCTGGCCGACCCGCAGGCACTGGTCATCGCCAACGCCGCCAAGGATGCCTACGATTATCTGGGTTCGCCGGAGGGCGAACTCGCCTTCGCCGAGGCTACTGTCTATCTCGCCAGCGCGCCCAAATCCAATGCCGTCTACACCGCCTTCAAGGCCGCTACGCAGGCAGCGAAGGAGTTCGGCTCGCTGCTACCGCCCAAACACATCCTCAATGCGCCGACCAAGCTGATGAAAGAAGAAGATTACGGCGCGGGCTACCGTTATGACCACGACGAGCCGGACGCTTTTTCCGGCCAGGATTACTTCCCGGAAAAGATGGGCCGCCACACGTTCTACGATCCGCCCGAGCGCGGCTTCGAACGCGATATCAGGAAACGGCTCGACTATTGGGCGAAGCTGCGCGGCGAGCGGGGAAAGTAG
- the rpsM gene encoding 30S ribosomal protein S13, producing the protein MARIAGVNIPTNKRVVIALQYIHGIGKSFAQEIVDKVGIPAERRVNQLTDAEVLQIRETIDRDYQVEGDLRREVSMNIKRLMDLGCYRGLRHRRSLPVRGQRTHTNARTRKGPAKSIAGKKK; encoded by the coding sequence ATGGCTCGTATAGCCGGCGTCAACATTCCGACCAACAAGCGCGTCGTCATTGCGCTTCAGTACATTCACGGCATTGGCAAGAGCTTCGCCCAGGAGATCGTCGACAAGGTCGGCATCCCGGCCGAGCGCCGCGTCAACCAGCTGACCGACGCGGAAGTGCTGCAGATCCGCGAGACGATCGACCGCGACTATCAGGTCGAGGGCGATCTGCGCCGCGAAGTCTCGATGAACATCAAGCGGCTCATGGACCTCGGCTGCTATCGCGGCCTGCGTCATCGCCGCTCGCTGCCGGTTCGCGGCCAGCGCACGCATACCAATGCGCGCACCCGCAAGGGCCCGGCCAAGTCGATCGCCGGCAAGAAGAAGTAA
- the rplQ gene encoding 50S ribosomal protein L17: MRHGFKGRRFARSISHRKSMFANLAVSLIEHEQIVTTLPKAKDLRPIVEKLVTLGKRGDLHARRQVIAQIGNEGVVKRLFDTIAPRYATRNGGYLRIMKAGFRHGDNAAMAVIEFVDRDTSAKGAGDRARIEAEGTDEEVAAA; encoded by the coding sequence ATGCGCCACGGATTTAAAGGCCGCCGGTTCGCCCGCAGCATAAGCCATCGCAAGTCGATGTTTGCCAACCTTGCCGTGTCGCTCATCGAGCACGAGCAGATCGTCACCACATTGCCGAAGGCGAAGGATCTGCGTCCGATCGTCGAGAAGCTGGTGACGCTCGGCAAGCGCGGCGATCTGCATGCCCGCCGCCAGGTGATTGCCCAGATCGGCAATGAAGGCGTCGTCAAGCGCTTGTTCGACACGATCGCGCCGCGTTACGCCACCCGCAATGGCGGCTATCTGCGCATCATGAAGGCGGGCTTCCGCCACGGTGACAATGCCGCCATGGCGGTCATTGAATTCGTCGATCGCGACACCTCGGCCAAGGGCGCCGGCGACCGTGCCCGCATCGAGGCCGAAGGCACCGACGAGGAAGTCGCGGCCGCATAA
- a CDS encoding GAF domain-containing protein, translated as MSGQPAHHADVVQAAIATSDAARSALVASWRRSLTLHGLDPAERKAPRRLTEGELRQARQRMEPLLRAADASLDRLYLAVGGIGCCVMLADRDGIPVERRGASADDDTFDEWGLWTGTVWSEDSEGTNGIGTCLADQRPLTIHRDQHFFSRNTLLSCTTAPVYDHEGKLAAALDVSSCRSDLTEDFVNLISVAVGDAARRIEADNFRRAFSNARVLLAPVSEWSASALIAVDADDLVVGATRSARLALGITQQILTKGLPAADTLCDSNAAEELGEAERGVVQRAITRAGGNVSVAAHNLGISRATLHRKLARFGIRRPH; from the coding sequence GTGAGCGGACAGCCCGCCCATCATGCGGATGTTGTACAGGCGGCCATTGCCACCAGCGATGCCGCCCGCTCGGCGCTGGTCGCTTCCTGGAGGCGCTCGCTTACATTGCATGGGCTCGATCCCGCCGAGCGAAAAGCGCCGAGACGCCTGACTGAGGGTGAACTCAGGCAGGCGCGGCAACGAATGGAGCCACTGCTTCGTGCAGCGGATGCCAGCCTCGATCGCCTCTATCTGGCGGTTGGCGGCATCGGATGCTGCGTGATGCTTGCCGATCGCGACGGTATTCCGGTCGAACGCCGAGGGGCTTCCGCGGATGACGACACGTTCGACGAATGGGGCCTGTGGACAGGCACGGTGTGGAGTGAGGACAGCGAAGGCACCAACGGGATCGGTACTTGCCTTGCCGATCAGCGCCCCCTCACCATTCACCGCGACCAGCACTTCTTCTCGCGCAACACGCTTCTCAGTTGCACGACCGCGCCGGTCTACGATCACGAAGGCAAACTGGCGGCTGCGCTCGATGTGTCGTCATGCAGGTCGGATCTGACCGAAGACTTCGTCAACCTGATCTCGGTGGCGGTGGGCGATGCTGCCCGGCGCATCGAGGCGGATAATTTTCGTCGGGCCTTTTCGAATGCCCGCGTTCTGCTGGCGCCGGTGAGCGAGTGGAGTGCCAGCGCGCTGATAGCTGTCGATGCCGATGATCTCGTGGTCGGTGCGACGCGTTCGGCGCGACTGGCTCTCGGCATCACTCAACAGATCCTGACGAAAGGGCTGCCGGCCGCCGACACCCTCTGCGACTCCAACGCCGCTGAAGAACTGGGCGAAGCAGAGCGCGGCGTGGTCCAGCGGGCGATCACGCGCGCCGGTGGCAACGTCTCGGTGGCCGCACACAATCTCGGCATTTCGCGCGCCACGCTCCATCGCAAGCTTGCCCGGTTCGGCATTCGGCGACCGCACTGA